In Pseudothermotoga sp., a genomic segment contains:
- a CDS encoding DUF4912 domain-containing protein produces the protein MTWEELQAFLSQNPTIQEAKSLAKKIGLRVKKRMKKTEILKLLEEFAKSLKTETKVSQEQATISQPLKPSELPESYGSDRIVLLPINPHLVFVCWDLSKETYSKLSSQPEVVLRLYDVTYINFDGTNAHRIFEAGVHLATTRNYYFHVPSSNADYLAELGFKVEGKFFSLLRSNVVHTPSDTPSSSVRQRWFTKGKYTVKVGEPLLKPIERIYTSSYMESGRR, from the coding sequence ATGACGTGGGAGGAACTCCAAGCTTTCCTTTCACAGAATCCCACCATTCAGGAAGCCAAATCCCTCGCTAAGAAAATCGGTCTGAGAGTAAAAAAGCGGATGAAGAAAACTGAGATCTTGAAACTTCTTGAAGAATTTGCTAAATCTTTGAAGACTGAAACCAAGGTCAGTCAGGAACAAGCAACGATCAGTCAACCTTTAAAACCTTCAGAATTACCAGAATCCTATGGATCCGATAGGATCGTTTTACTACCCATCAATCCTCATTTGGTGTTCGTGTGTTGGGATCTTTCAAAAGAAACTTACTCGAAACTTTCAAGTCAACCGGAAGTGGTGTTGCGATTGTACGATGTGACGTACATAAATTTCGATGGAACGAACGCTCATCGTATATTCGAAGCAGGTGTACATCTTGCAACAACGAGAAATTATTACTTTCATGTGCCATCATCGAACGCCGATTATCTGGCGGAACTTGGTTTCAAAGTGGAAGGAAAGTTTTTCTCATTGCTCAGATCCAACGTTGTACACACACCATCAGACACCCCTTCCTCATCGGTTCGACAGAGATGGTTCACCAAGGGTAAATATACAGTGAAAGTTGGAGAACCCCTCTTGAAACCCATCGAGAGAATCTATACCTCATCGTACATGGAGAGTGGTCGAAGATGA